Proteins found in one Salmo salar chromosome ssa26, Ssal_v3.1, whole genome shotgun sequence genomic segment:
- the LOC106587304 gene encoding cytochrome b-c1 complex subunit Rieske, mitochondrial has protein sequence MMSLAARSGAFSPYLQATNYAVAGPLKALIPGVVVKGEKVLVDTKKPFLTRESLNGQSPKTGPAVSVSINAKATVRFAHTDIKVPDFSDYRRPELIDPKKSSQESSESRKTFSYLVTGATAVVGVYTAKTVATQFISSMSASADVLAMSKIEVKLGEIPEGKNMTFKWRGKPLFIRHRSEKEIAAEEAVDMAELRDPQHDKDRVANPKWIIVIGVCTHLGCVPIANAGDYGGYYCPCHGSHYDASGRIRKGPAPLNLEVPYYEFPDEDTVIVG, from the exons ATGATGTCCCTTGCCGCTCGTTCGGGGGCATTTTCCCCATACTTGCAGGCTACAAACTATGCAGTTGCTGGACCCCTCAAAGCCCTTATTCCAGGGGTGGTTGTAAAAGGAGAGAAAGTGTTGGTAGACACGAAGAAACCTTTCCTTACCCGCGAGTCCCTGAACGGTCAGAGTCCAAAGACTGGGCCTGCAGTATCAGTTAGCATAAATG CAAAAGCTACAGTCCGATTCGCTCACACTGACATCAAGGTGCCAGATTTCTCTGATTACCGTCGGCCTGAGTTGATTGACCCCAAGAAATCTTCTCAGGAGAGCAGCGAGTCCAGGAAAACCTTCTCCTACCTTGTCACTGGGGCCACAGCCGTGGTTGGTGTCTACACAGCCAAGACCGTGGCCACACAGTTTATCTCTTCCATGAGTGCCTCAGCTGATGTCCTGGCCATGTCCAAGATCGAGGTCAAGCTGGGAGAGATCCCAGAGGGAAAGAATATGACCTTCAAGTGGAGGGGCAAGCCTCTGTTCATCCGCCACCGGTCTGAGAAAGAGATCGCCGCCGAGGAAGCTGTGGATATGGCCGAGCTACGTGACCCCCAGCACGACAAGGACCGCGTCGCCAACCCAAAATGGATCATTGTCATTGGCGTGTGCACCCACCTGGGCTGTGTACCCATCGCCAATGCTGGTGACTATGGCGGATACTACTGCCCCTGCCATGGCTCTCACTACGATGCCTCTGGCCGCATCAGGAAAGGCCCAGCCCCACTCAACCTTGAGGTGCCCTACTATGAGTTCCCAGATGAGGACACAGTAATTGTAGGCTAA